A region of the Bacillota bacterium genome:
CGAACCGGTCCAGTCGTTCGAGCCGGAAGGCATCGATCACATCCCGCTCGGCCGGACGGCCACGTACCGGACCGACCCGCCCGCCTCGGGCCCGCACTATGACCTCGTGGCGCAGCCGGGGTTCTACACGGACAGGGCGCCGTCACCCGGCTTTCTCGTCCACAACCTGGAGCACGGCCACGTCGTCATCTACTACTCCCGCTCCCGCCTGAGCGATCCGGCGCGCCGCTACCTCGAGGAACTGACCCGCCGGTACCAGGGCGCCTGGGATGCCGTGCTGGCAGTGCCCCGGGACGACGACCGGTACGAACTCATCCTGACAGCCTGGCGCCACATACAGCGCCTGCCCGCGTTCGACCAGAGTGCGGTGGACGCCTTTCTGGACCAGTTCAGGGGCCGCGGGCCGGAGCGCCCCGTTCGCTAATACTGCCCCGATACTTCGACAAAGCCCGC
Encoded here:
- a CDS encoding DUF3105 domain-containing protein; the encoded protein is MTSVWGGVAVVALAVVVWITGPLAGAPWSSPLAGSRREAGGTTAALPPEPVQSFEPEGIDHIPLGRTATYRTDPPASGPHYDLVAQPGFYTDRAPSPGFLVHNLEHGHVVIYYSRSRLSDPARRYLEELTRRYQGAWDAVLAVPRDDDRYELILTAWRHIQRLPAFDQSAVDAFLDQFRGRGPERPVR